In a genomic window of Anoplopoma fimbria isolate UVic2021 breed Golden Eagle Sablefish chromosome 6, Afim_UVic_2022, whole genome shotgun sequence:
- the LOC129092803 gene encoding LOW QUALITY PROTEIN: lutropin-choriogonadotropic hormone receptor-like (The sequence of the model RefSeq protein was modified relative to this genomic sequence to represent the inferred CDS: inserted 2 bases in 1 codon), whose translation MAHRAVWLLVALSGVLNVRSCWAYACPAICHCTAETFRCTRDTQLASRAGARSVSRLRLNHLPLKEVPMYAFKELINITIIEISQSDCITHIHRHAFLSLHSLTQICVQNINSLRVIEKGAFTDLPKLEYLSISNTGLRHFPDFTTISSLVPNFILDMADNMMIDIIPANSFQGITEEYVEMNLFRNGFKKIKSHAFNGTKLNTLILKDNWYLSDIEEDAFEGATGPSTLDVSSTALSSLPPAGLRQVRFLSASFAYALKTLPQLESLAELLEAELTYPSHCCAFDKWRRKQRESALKNFTKLCDLSKPELEPNADGEDFIDYINFQYPDLEFNCLKNPFVKCTPKPDAFNPCEDLLGFPFLRCLTWIITVFAVTGNLAVLAMLLIGHHKLTISRFLMCNLAFADLCMGLYLMLIAFMDYLSRHEYYNHATDWQTGHGCGVAGFLTVFASELSVYTLTVISLERWHTITNAMHVNKRLRMHHVAAIMGTGWAFSLLVALLPLVGVSSYSKVSICLPMDIDTLDSQVYVVAVLILNVVAFLVVCYCYICIYLSVRNPKHSTRNGDTKIAKRMAVLIFTDFVCMAPISFFAISAALGVPLITVSNSKILLILFYPINSLCNPFLYTLFTRAFRKDVCQLLSRCGCCHANXDFYRSQALASHLNSTQKTPNRNPHSLSIYAYHIKMKDCFLSKGAT comes from the exons ATGGCTCACCGGGCGGTCTGGCTCCTGGTCGCTCTGTCCGGTGTCCTGAATGTGCGCTCCTGCTGGGCTTATGCCTGTCCGGCCATCTGCCACTGCACCGCCGAGACTTTTCGGTGCACCAGAGACACTCAGCTGGCCTCTCGGGCAGGAGCAAGATCCGTGTCTCGACT AAGGCTCAATCATCTGCCCTTGAAAGAAGTCCCCATGTATGCCTTCAAGGAACTGATCAACATTACAATAAT TGAGATCTCCCAGAGTGACTGcatcacacatatacacagacatgccttcctctccctccacaGCCTGACTCAAAT TTGTGTGCAGAATATCAACAGTCTGAGAGTTATTGAAAAAGGAGCCTTCACTGACCTCCCCAAACTGGAATATTT GAGTATCTCCAACACAGGGCTGAGACACTTCCCAGATTTCACAACTATCTCTTCCCTGGTGCCAAATTTTATCCT AGACATGGCAGACAACATGATGATCGACATCATTCCTGCCAATTCTTTCCAGGGCATCACAGAGGAGTATGTTGAGAT GAACCTGTTTAGAAACGGCTTCAAGAAAATCAAATCGCATGCATTCAACGGAACCAAGCTCAACACATT GATTTTGAAAGACAACTGGTATCTGAGTGACATTGAAGAAGACGCTTTTGAAGGAGCCACAGGTCCAAGTACTCT GGATGTTTCCTCCACCGCTCTGAGCTCCCTCCCCCCTGCAGGATTAAGGCAGGTGAGGTTTTTGAGTGCCAGCTTTGCCTACGCTCTGAAGACCCTCCCTCAGCTGGAGAGCCTGGCTGAGCTGCTGGAAGCCGAACTCACTTACCCAAGCCACTGCTGTGCCTTTGACAAGTGGCGCCGAAAACAAAG GGAAAGTGCCTTAAAGAACTTCACAAAGTTGTGTGATCTCAGCAAACCTGAATT AGAGCCCAATGCAGATGGCGAGGACTTTATCGACTACATCAACTTCCAGTACCCGGACCTGGAATTCAATTGTCTTAAAAACCCCTTCGTAAAGTGCACGCCAAAGCCAGACGCCTTTAACCCCTGTGAGGACCTGCTGGGCTTTCCCTTCCTGCGCTGTCTCACCTGGATCATCACCGTGTTCGCTGTGACCGGAAACCTGGCTGTTCTGGCTATGCTGCTCATTGGCCACCACAAGCTAACCATCTCCAGGTTCCTCATGTGTAACCTGGCCTTCGCTGACCTGTGCATGGGCCTCTACCTGATGCTCATTGCCTTCATGGACTACCTCTCCCGTCACGAGTACTACAACCACGCCACAGACTGGCAGACGGGGCACGGATGCGGCGTGGCGGGGTTCCTGACAGTGTTTGCCAGCGAGCTATCGGTGTACACGCTGACTGTAATTAGCCTTGAACGCTGGCACACCATCACCAATGCCATGCACGTCAACAAGAGGCTGCGGATGCACCACGTGGCGGCCATAATGGGGACAGGCTGGGCTTTCTCTCTGCTGGTCGCCCTGCTCCCTCTTGTGGGGGTCAGCAGCTACAGCAAGGTGAGCATCTGTCTGCCCATGGACATCGACACGCTGGACTCTCAGGTTTACGTGGTGGCCGTGCTCATCCTCAACGTTGTCGCTTTCCTGGTGGTCTGCTACTGTTACATATGCATATATCTGAGTGTTCGCAACCCGAAGCACTCTACCCGCAACGGCGACACCAAGATTGCCAAGCGCATGGCCGTGCTCATTTTCACTGACTTTGTGTGCATGGCCCCGATCTCCTTCTTCGCCATCTCGGCGGCCCTGGGAGTGCCCCTCATAACCGTGTCTAACTCAAAGATCTTGCTCATCCTGTTTTATCCCATCAACTCCCTCTGCAACCCCTTCTTGTACACACTCTTCACACGGGCTTTCAGGAAGGACGTGTGCCAGCTGCTGAGTCGCTGCGGCTGCTGCCATGCCAA AGACTTCTACAGGTCACAGGCTCTGGCTTCACACCTCAACTCTACCCAAAAAACGCCCAACAGAAACCCTCACTCGCTTAGCATCTACGCCTATCACATTAAGATGAAGGATTGCTTTCTGAGTAAGGGAGCCACATGA